The following coding sequences lie in one Prionailurus viverrinus isolate Anna chromosome X, UM_Priviv_1.0, whole genome shotgun sequence genomic window:
- the LOC125157884 gene encoding SH3 domain-binding glutamic acid-rich-like protein 3 — MSSIKVYYTSVSGSREVKQRQEEVTRILDTYKIKYELVDISVSLKILQEMRTKVSTPRALPPQIFNGQEYCGDFEMFHKAKENKEILKFLKME; from the exons ATGAGCTCCATTAAAGTCTATTACACCAGCGTGTCAGGGTCTAGAGAg GTgaagcagagacaggaagaagTTACCAGAATTTTAgatacttacaaaataaaatatgaattagtAGATATTTCTGTGAGTTTGAAAATACTTCAGGAAATGAGGACTAAAGTTTCTACCCCTAGGGCTCTGCCACCTCAGATATTCAATGGCCAAGAATATTGTGGG gATTTTGAAATGTTTCACAAGGCAAAGGAGAACAAAGAGATTCTGAAATTCCTGAAGATGGAATGA